One genomic window of Meriones unguiculatus strain TT.TT164.6M chromosome 13 unlocalized genomic scaffold, Bangor_MerUng_6.1 Chr13_unordered_Scaffold_130, whole genome shotgun sequence includes the following:
- the LOC132650584 gene encoding pro-adrenomedullin-like: MKLVSIILMFLGSLAFLGVDAAQPEDVSLQWDKLALSSGEMELQASSSDSSELTGGETVPMETFVLDQEKESTSKTPQASTPSSAHFRVKRYRKMMNPGSHNSRCRFGTCMLQKLAQQIYQLTDKRKDPVAPKNKIGPQGYGR, encoded by the exons atgaagctggtttccatcaTCCTGATGTTTCTGGGTTCACTCGCCTTTCTAGGCGTGGATGCTGCACAGCCAGAGGATGTGTCCTTGCA gtGGGATAAGCTGGCACTAAGTAGTGGAGAGATGGAACTGCAGGCATCCAGCAGCGATTCCTCAGAACTCACTGGTGGGGAGACAGTTCCTATGGAGACTTTTGTTCTGGACCAGGAGAAGGAGAGCACATCTAAAACTCCACAAGCCAG CACTCCAAGCTCAGCCCACTTTCGAGTCAAACGCTATCGCAAGATGATGAACCCTGGCTCCCACAACTCTCGATGCCGCTTTGGGACCTGCATGTTGCAGAAATTGGCCCAACAGATCTACCAGTTGACAGACAAAAGGAAGGACCCTGTTGCCCCCAAAAACAAGATCGGCCCTCAAGGCTATGGCCGTTGA